A stretch of Christensenellaceae bacterium DNA encodes these proteins:
- a CDS encoding LrgB family protein, which yields MNEFLSSPFFGVVLSVGMYAIGVWINRKTKSPIANPLMIAIILVIVVLEVFHIPLEVYNQGGDFISFFLVPATASLALAIYRQLWLLKKNLVPVLVGCAAGSLASMGSVYGLCRLFHVEEVMTYSLLPKSVTTPIAMDLSTQLGGTPSITVAAVVITGIIGAIAAPGMIRLFRIKNPVASGVAIGTCSHALGTTKALEIGEVEGAMSGLAIGVAGILTVIFAMVIG from the coding sequence ATGAATGAGTTTTTGTCTTCCCCTTTCTTTGGAGTAGTACTTTCCGTAGGGATGTACGCGATCGGCGTATGGATCAACAGGAAAACGAAATCGCCGATTGCCAATCCGTTGATGATTGCGATTATACTGGTGATCGTCGTGCTGGAGGTTTTCCACATTCCGCTTGAGGTATACAATCAAGGCGGGGATTTCATCAGTTTTTTCCTCGTACCGGCTACGGCGTCGCTGGCGCTCGCGATCTACCGGCAGTTGTGGCTGCTTAAGAAAAACCTGGTGCCTGTGCTCGTCGGCTGCGCCGCAGGCTCGCTCGCGTCCATGGGCAGCGTATACGGACTGTGCCGGTTGTTTCACGTCGAGGAGGTCATGACATATTCTCTGCTCCCCAAATCTGTTACGACTCCCATTGCCATGGATCTTTCAACGCAGCTTGGAGGAACGCCTTCTATTACGGTTGCGGCAGTGGTCATAACGGGGATCATTGGGGCGATTGCCGCGCCGGGTATGATCAGATTGTTCCGTATCAAAAATCCGGTGGCGTCCGGTGTGGCGATCGGTACGTGCTCGCACGCGCTGGGAACGACAAAGGCGCTGGAGATCGGCGAAGTGGAAGGCGCGATGAGCGGCCTGGCTATTGGTGTTGCGGGAATATTGACCGTCATTTTCGCGATGGTGATCGGCTGA
- a CDS encoding LrgA family protein, translating to MKSLFQIGIVLAVCLLGELLKLVIPLPIPTSVLSMILLFILLLAKIIKIRHIEQFGDFLLKNMAFFFIPSGVAVMEQFDLLKDNLLPFLAICCISTVVTFAVTAYTVKGVMALQKKLKRGTYDE from the coding sequence GTGAAAAGCCTGTTTCAAATCGGTATCGTGCTGGCGGTATGCCTGTTAGGGGAACTTTTAAAGCTCGTCATCCCCCTGCCGATACCAACCAGCGTATTGAGTATGATTCTGCTCTTTATCCTTTTGCTGGCAAAGATCATCAAAATACGGCATATTGAACAGTTTGGAGATTTTTTACTGAAAAATATGGCTTTCTTTTTTATTCCGTCAGGTGTGGCGGTCATGGAACAGTTTGATTTATTGAAAGATAATCTGCTTCCTTTTCTGGCAATCTGCTGTATTTCTACCGTAGTGACCTTTGCGGTCACGGCATATACGGTCAAAGGCGTGATGGCGCTGCAAAAAAAGCTAAAGCGAGGGACGTACGATGAATGA
- a CDS encoding SIMPL domain-containing protein: protein MKKSLVIAAAFLCVGIFAITGCAAGSPQVIESEAPQAASASLSAEEKQENESTLTLSATETVKVAPDVAYIFIGVKTTGNSAEQAQQENARITDAFLKAVEEQGVLKDDMQTQNINVYQDYDDAKKTVMENTYKITVKNVGSVGAVIDAATGAGANYTYSLTFDVQDRDTVYMQALSKAMESVGTKAKAMAMAGGYTITRPLSITESGADSGVMPYRESGFYDTASAADGAATQVTPQEIEVSATVSGTYLIQ from the coding sequence ATGAAAAAGAGTTTGGTTATTGCCGCCGCGTTTTTGTGCGTCGGCATTTTCGCGATTACAGGGTGTGCGGCTGGCTCGCCGCAGGTGATTGAGAGCGAAGCGCCGCAGGCTGCGTCCGCGTCTCTTTCGGCGGAAGAAAAGCAGGAAAACGAAAGCACGCTCACATTAAGCGCGACGGAAACGGTCAAGGTCGCGCCGGACGTCGCGTACATTTTCATCGGCGTGAAAACAACGGGAAACAGCGCCGAGCAGGCACAGCAGGAAAATGCGCGAATCACGGACGCCTTTTTAAAGGCGGTGGAGGAACAGGGCGTTTTAAAAGACGACATGCAGACGCAGAATATCAACGTTTACCAGGATTATGACGACGCCAAAAAGACGGTGATGGAGAACACCTATAAAATTACCGTAAAAAACGTCGGTTCCGTAGGCGCTGTCATTGACGCCGCCACAGGGGCGGGCGCAAATTATACTTATTCGCTGACCTTTGATGTACAGGACCGAGACACGGTCTATATGCAGGCGCTGTCAAAGGCGATGGAGTCGGTGGGAACAAAGGCCAAGGCAATGGCGATGGCGGGCGGCTATACGATTACCCGACCGCTTTCAATCACGGAATCTGGCGCAGACAGCGGCGTAATGCCGTATCGGGAAAGCGGCTTTTATGATACGGCGTCGGCGGCCGATGGTGCGGCAACGCAGGTTACGCCGCAGGAGATCGAGGTATCGGCCACGGTGTCGGGAACTTATCTTATTCAATAA
- a CDS encoding RNA polymerase subunit sigma-24 — MAQKGDGDAFCALIGKYENKIYNIAYKFMQNSFDAQDAAQDAIIKMYRSIRKFSFQSAFSTWMYRVVANTCLDALRARRPSVPMEEYSDAAVSREGNPDEQAENSELGRGIRTAVEELSEKYRSVLVLKDMEGLKYEEVAEILSITPGTVKSRLFRAREKLRKILEEKQVI; from the coding sequence ATGGCGCAAAAAGGAGACGGCGACGCTTTTTGCGCATTGATCGGTAAGTATGAAAATAAAATATACAATATAGCGTATAAATTCATGCAGAACAGCTTTGACGCACAGGATGCGGCGCAGGACGCGATTATAAAAATGTACCGAAGTATCCGGAAATTTTCGTTCCAGTCTGCTTTTTCTACATGGATGTACCGCGTAGTGGCGAATACCTGCCTGGATGCGCTGCGCGCCCGCAGGCCGTCCGTGCCTATGGAGGAATACAGCGATGCGGCGGTGAGCCGTGAAGGGAATCCAGACGAACAGGCGGAAAACAGCGAGCTTGGGAGGGGGATCCGGACGGCGGTAGAGGAGCTGAGCGAGAAATACCGCTCGGTTTTGGTACTAAAGGACATGGAGGGCCTGAAATACGAAGAGGTGGCGGAAATCCTTTCTATCACGCCGGGCACGGTCAAATCAAGGCTTTTTCGCGCGCGCGAAAAGCTGCGCAAAATTCTGGAAGAAAAACAGGTTATATAA
- the wecE gene encoding dTDP-4-amino-4,6-dideoxygalactose transaminase produces MISFNVPPCAPKSLQYVKKAIENHQICGDGEFTQRCSQWLKMNCKVPNVFLTTSCTHALEMAALLCNISPEDEIIMPSYTFVSTADAFVLRGAKIVFVDIRPDTMNIDEKLIEDAITEKTKAIVPVHYAGIACEMDEINRIAKKHGLLVVEDAAQAVLSSYKGRMLGTIGDFGCFSFHETKNFSMGEGGAILFRDAVYAERAEVVREKGTNRSKFFRGQTDKYTWVDCGSSYLPSDINAAYLLAQLERARKILDNRLKSWNQYHVGFRKLSEEGLVERPNIPEGCMHNAHMYYLKTKDLEERTELIAFLRSKYIEAVFHYIPLHSAPAGKRFARFCGEDNYTTKESERIVRLPLYYGMNSDDIEYVIRNIYEFYYHKGAVK; encoded by the coding sequence ATGATTAGTTTTAACGTTCCGCCTTGCGCGCCCAAAAGCCTACAATATGTCAAAAAGGCGATAGAGAATCATCAGATATGCGGCGACGGAGAATTTACGCAAAGATGCAGTCAATGGCTGAAAATGAATTGCAAGGTACCAAATGTGTTTTTGACGACGTCCTGTACGCACGCGCTTGAGATGGCGGCGCTTTTGTGCAATATCAGTCCGGAAGACGAGATCATCATGCCCTCCTATACATTCGTTTCGACGGCGGATGCTTTCGTATTGCGCGGTGCAAAGATTGTTTTTGTGGATATTCGTCCGGATACGATGAATATCGATGAAAAGCTGATCGAAGATGCGATTACGGAAAAAACGAAAGCGATCGTTCCCGTGCATTATGCAGGCATTGCATGCGAAATGGATGAAATAAACCGTATTGCCAAAAAGCATGGCCTGCTTGTCGTGGAAGACGCTGCGCAGGCGGTTCTTTCTTCCTATAAGGGCAGAATGCTGGGGACGATAGGAGATTTCGGCTGTTTCAGCTTTCATGAGACCAAGAATTTCAGTATGGGCGAAGGCGGGGCCATATTGTTCCGCGATGCGGTATATGCCGAAAGAGCGGAGGTTGTCAGGGAAAAGGGAACGAACCGCAGTAAGTTTTTCCGTGGACAAACGGATAAATATACCTGGGTGGACTGCGGATCCTCTTATCTGCCCAGCGATATTAACGCCGCGTATCTTTTGGCACAGCTTGAACGGGCCAGGAAAATTCTCGACAATAGGCTTAAGAGCTGGAACCAGTACCATGTAGGGTTTAGGAAATTAAGTGAAGAGGGGCTGGTCGAACGTCCGAACATTCCGGAAGGCTGCATGCACAATGCGCATATGTATTACTTAAAGACAAAGGACCTTGAGGAACGCACGGAACTGATTGCTTTTTTACGAAGCAAATATATTGAGGCGGTTTTCCATTATATCCCGCTGCACAGCGCTCCCGCCGGAAAACGGTTTGCGCGCTTTTGTGGAGAAGATAATTACACGACCAAAGAAAGTGAGAGGATTGTTCGTCTGCCGCTTTACTATGGGATGAATAGCGACGACATTGAGTACGTGATACGTAATATCTATGAATTCTATTATCATAAGGGTGCTGTAAAATGA
- a CDS encoding macrolide ABC transporter ATP-binding protein — protein sequence MIQMTDVSKVYEIGNEKLYALNHATLRIEDGEFVAIIGPSGSGKSTLMNIIGCLDTADSGEYMLDGQAIDDYSEDELTRVRNFKIGFVFQNFNLLSKLSALENVELPLIYQGLQKKEYHQRAIDALARMGLSERIRHKPSELSGGQQQRVAIARALVTNPSLILADEPTGNLDHKTGAEILELFSELHKNGNTIVLITHDDGIARQAQRRIRILDGRVMEGA from the coding sequence ATGATTCAAATGACAGACGTTTCCAAGGTATACGAGATCGGCAACGAAAAACTATACGCCTTAAACCACGCGACCCTCAGGATAGAGGACGGCGAGTTCGTGGCCATCATCGGCCCTTCAGGCAGTGGTAAATCAACGCTTATGAACATCATTGGCTGCCTCGATACTGCTGACAGCGGCGAATATATGCTGGACGGCCAGGCCATCGATGACTATTCTGAGGATGAGCTCACGCGCGTACGCAATTTCAAGATCGGTTTTGTTTTTCAAAACTTTAACCTGCTGAGCAAGCTAAGCGCTCTTGAAAATGTAGAGCTCCCCCTGATTTACCAGGGCCTGCAAAAAAAAGAATACCACCAGCGCGCAATCGATGCGCTGGCGCGTATGGGACTTTCGGAACGTATCCGCCATAAACCCTCCGAACTTTCCGGCGGTCAGCAGCAGCGCGTTGCCATTGCGCGCGCGCTGGTCACCAACCCTTCGTTGATTTTGGCGGACGAACCTACCGGAAACCTCGACCACAAAACGGGAGCGGAAATACTGGAACTCTTTTCTGAATTGCATAAAAACGGCAATACCATTGTTCTGATCACGCACGACGACGGAATCGCCCGACAGGCGCAGCGTCGGATCAGGATATTGGACGGCAGGGTTATGGAGGGCGCATAA
- a CDS encoding permease encodes MILQSFRMAFSSIWGNKMRSFLTMLGIIIGIMAVVVLVSIVSSATASVSSALENLGASTISVSVTSSRYQPLTLSEVSAFADEYDSISSSAASTTQSATLKAGDTSATASVVGTVPAYAEINDLSLQSGRFIKSPDVDNNSAVAVIGTDLADDLFGRTDIVGETISVDGRSFLVVGVLADAGESLMGSENSNIIIPYSTAQRIFYISGVTSFTVAASDSTVVGQAEDDITAALMAKFKDEDAFTIMNQSTILESMDDITNTMALMFGGIAGISLLVGGIGIMNIMLVSVAERTREIGIRKAIGAGRKRILLQFLIEALVVSTIGGLIGLAASWGLLAVLSLALGQAYAMSGGVALLAVLFSMAIGVIFGINPANKAAKMAPIDALRTE; translated from the coding sequence ATGATATTACAATCTTTTCGTATGGCTTTTTCCTCCATATGGGGCAACAAAATGCGTTCTTTCCTGACAATGCTCGGCATCATCATCGGCATTATGGCTGTGGTCGTACTGGTATCCATCGTGTCGAGCGCCACCGCTTCCGTTTCCTCGGCGCTTGAAAACCTGGGAGCGAGTACCATCAGCGTGTCCGTCACCAGCTCACGCTACCAGCCCTTGACGCTCTCAGAAGTCAGCGCGTTTGCCGACGAATATGACAGCATCAGTTCTTCGGCTGCTTCGACTACGCAAAGCGCAACGCTTAAGGCCGGCGATACCTCTGCTACTGCCAGCGTCGTGGGTACCGTCCCCGCTTATGCCGAGATCAACGATCTTTCCCTCCAATCAGGGCGCTTTATCAAGTCGCCGGATGTGGATAACAATTCTGCTGTCGCGGTCATCGGCACGGACCTTGCGGACGATCTGTTCGGCAGGACGGATATTGTCGGCGAGACCATTTCCGTCGACGGACGCAGTTTCCTTGTTGTCGGCGTACTGGCGGATGCAGGCGAAAGCCTGATGGGTTCGGAAAATAGCAATATCATCATTCCCTACTCAACCGCGCAGCGTATCTTTTATATATCCGGCGTGACCTCTTTTACGGTCGCGGCCAGCGATTCCACGGTTGTCGGCCAGGCGGAAGACGACATCACCGCCGCCCTGATGGCGAAATTCAAGGATGAAGATGCGTTTACGATCATGAACCAGTCCACCATCTTGGAATCCATGGACGACATTACCAATACGATGGCGCTCATGTTCGGCGGGATTGCGGGCATCTCCTTGCTCGTCGGCGGAATCGGGATCATGAACATCATGCTCGTATCCGTCGCCGAACGCACGCGCGAAATCGGTATCCGCAAGGCTATCGGCGCAGGCCGCAAGAGAATCCTGCTACAGTTTTTGATCGAGGCGCTCGTTGTGAGTACCATCGGCGGACTGATTGGCCTTGCAGCCTCCTGGGGATTACTCGCAGTCCTCTCGCTGGCGCTTGGGCAGGCGTACGCTATGTCCGGCGGCGTCGCGCTCCTCGCGGTTCTCTTTTCGATGGCGATTGGCGTCATTTTCGGCATCAATCCCGCTAATAAGGCGGCAAAGATGGCGCCTATCGACGCACTCAGAACAGAATAA
- a CDS encoding TIGR04076 family protein has protein sequence MEQLPTMKQVKITVLKTMLNQELAAEYGVDGLGPCPMLKAGQVFYADYAKPDGLCDEAWKAIYQYVFALAHGAENFRFYYGDWIKTPGVAIVSCNDGLRPVIFKLEATDKTSVPPTE, from the coding sequence ATGGAACAACTCCCAACTATGAAACAGGTAAAAATCACAGTACTGAAAACAATGCTCAACCAGGAACTGGCCGCTGAATACGGCGTCGACGGCCTGGGCCCCTGCCCCATGCTCAAGGCGGGACAGGTTTTTTATGCGGATTACGCCAAGCCGGACGGATTGTGCGACGAAGCATGGAAAGCTATCTATCAATATGTGTTCGCGCTCGCCCACGGCGCCGAAAATTTCCGTTTTTATTACGGCGATTGGATCAAGACGCCCGGCGTCGCGATCGTGAGCTGCAACGACGGCCTGCGGCCTGTTATCTTCAAACTGGAGGCCACTGATAAAACATCCGTTCCACCAACTGAATAA
- a CDS encoding heme ABC transporter ATP-binding protein — translation MITVTNLSLNFSGTNLFSGVNLKFTPGNCYGIIGANGAGKSTFLRILSGDLESTTGDVHIQEDTRMSVLKQDHFAFDEYTVLETIIMGNPRLAEIAKEKDALYAKPDFSDEDGIRAGELEGEFAELNGWEAESDASKLIQGLGLSEDILYQPMSSLPDNEKIKVLLAQALFGKPDIILLDEPTNHLDVASVHWLEDFLMDYEGTLIIVSHDRHFLNTVCTHMVDIDYGKIKMYVGNYEFWYESSQLIQKMTRDQNKKNEEKAKELQAFIQRFSANKSKSRQATSRKKLLEKLEFEEMPASSRRYPFVGFAPDREIGKEVLTVENLSKTIDGEKVLNNVSFVMGREDKIAFLGDTEIAATTLFQILMGEMESDEGTFKWGGTTTQSYFPKDNSAFFDDCDLTILDWLRQYSKDTTETYLRGFCGRMLFSGEDVFKPVNVLSGGERVRCMLSRMMMFGSNVLVLDQPTNHLDLESITAVNNGLVDFKGAVLFASHDHEFIDTIANRIIRFTPDGIIDKACTYEEFIEEYGGNIY, via the coding sequence ATGATAACAGTAACAAATTTAAGTCTTAATTTTAGCGGAACAAACCTGTTTTCAGGAGTAAACCTTAAGTTTACGCCCGGAAACTGTTATGGTATTATCGGCGCGAACGGCGCGGGGAAGTCGACCTTTTTGCGTATTTTGTCGGGCGATCTGGAATCCACGACCGGCGATGTGCATATCCAGGAAGATACGCGCATGTCCGTATTAAAACAGGACCACTTTGCTTTCGACGAATATACGGTGCTTGAAACGATCATCATGGGGAATCCCCGCCTTGCGGAAATTGCCAAGGAAAAGGACGCGCTGTATGCAAAACCCGACTTTTCAGACGAGGACGGTATCCGTGCCGGTGAGCTGGAGGGCGAATTTGCCGAGCTCAATGGTTGGGAAGCGGAATCGGACGCCTCCAAGCTGATTCAGGGTCTCGGGCTTTCTGAAGATATATTATACCAACCGATGTCCTCCCTGCCCGATAATGAAAAAATCAAGGTGCTGCTCGCGCAAGCCTTGTTCGGCAAGCCGGACATCATCCTTTTGGACGAGCCGACCAACCATTTGGACGTTGCAAGCGTGCACTGGCTGGAGGATTTCCTGATGGATTACGAAGGTACGCTGATTATCGTATCGCATGACCGCCATTTCCTGAATACGGTATGTACGCATATGGTGGACATCGACTATGGTAAAATCAAAATGTACGTAGGCAACTATGAATTCTGGTACGAATCCAGTCAGCTGATCCAGAAAATGACGCGCGACCAGAACAAGAAAAACGAAGAAAAGGCCAAAGAACTGCAAGCCTTTATCCAGCGTTTCTCGGCCAATAAATCAAAATCGCGCCAGGCCACCTCGCGTAAAAAGCTTTTGGAAAAACTCGAGTTTGAGGAAATGCCCGCTTCTTCCCGCCGTTATCCTTTCGTCGGTTTTGCGCCCGACCGCGAGATCGGCAAAGAGGTATTGACTGTTGAAAACCTTTCCAAAACGATCGACGGCGAAAAGGTGTTAAATAACGTCAGCTTTGTCATGGGGCGCGAGGATAAAATTGCGTTTCTGGGCGATACGGAGATCGCCGCGACCACTCTGTTCCAAATTTTGATGGGCGAGATGGAGAGCGACGAAGGAACTTTCAAATGGGGCGGCACCACCACGCAGTCCTATTTTCCCAAGGACAATTCCGCGTTCTTCGATGATTGCGACCTTACGATTCTCGACTGGCTGCGGCAATATTCCAAGGACACCACTGAGACTTACCTGCGCGGCTTTTGCGGACGCATGCTTTTTTCAGGAGAAGATGTTTTCAAGCCGGTAAACGTCCTGTCGGGCGGCGAACGCGTACGCTGTATGCTCTCGCGCATGATGATGTTCGGCTCTAACGTCCTTGTGCTGGACCAGCCCACCAATCATCTGGACCTAGAGTCTATCACCGCCGTCAATAACGGACTGGTGGATTTCAAAGGAGCGGTGCTGTTTGCGTCGCACGATCATGAGTTTATCGATACCATCGCCAACCGTATCATCCGCTTCACCCCGGACGGTATCATCGACAAAGCGTGTACGTATGAGGAGTTCATCGAGGAGTACGGCGGAAATATTTATTAA
- a CDS encoding hypothetical protein (frameshifted, deletion at around 1574160): MMDGFGPSQIARKLTERRILTPAAYYASRGRKASNIKRGLPYAWDASTVADIMDRWREYLGHTVNFKTRKKSYKSKKVIHNPESEWMIFENTHDPIWTEAIADAARAARQTRRRPTKMGEMGMFSGMMFCADCGSVMYQCRATNFRREQEYYLCAGYRKSRDFCGQTHSIRTVILEELILENLREIVSFASRSKDDFVRLVMDSDLRQRDRDLAKRKRQLADSEKRITELDAIFKRIYEDNISGKLSDERFQKLSADYEKEEQELKVLASSLRKEVELEESKSADVDRFLSVVERYTDIPELTPCILHEFVEKIIVHAASDPKGKNRTQEIDIYYKGIGALEMSKVTAPMEK, translated from the coding sequence GTGATGGACGGTTTCGGACCGTCCCAGATTGCAAGAAAGCTGACAGAGCGAAGGATCTTGACCCCGGCCGCCTATTATGCCAGCAGGGGCCGGAAAGCAAGCAATATCAAGCGGGGTTTGCCCTACGCATGGGATGCCTCCACCGTAGCGGATATCATGGACCGCTGGCGGGAGTACCTGGGGCACACGGTCAATTTCAAGACAAGGAAGAAGTCCTACAAGAGCAAAAAGGTCATCCATAATCCGGAAAGTGAGTGGATGATCTTTGAGAACACCCATGACCCGATCTGGACGGAGGCAATCGCAGACGCCGCGAGAGCAGCAAGGCAGACGCGCCGGCGTCCTACAAAAATGGGAGAAATGGGGATGTTCTCTGGCATGATGTTCTGCGCGGACTGCGGATCTGTCATGTATCAATGCAGGGCCACCAACTTTCGGCGCGAGCAGGAATACTACCTGTGCGCCGGCTACCGAAAGAGCCGTGACTTCTGCGGTCAGACTCATTCCATCCGCACGGTGATCTTGGAGGAATTGATTCTGGAAAACCTGCGGGAGATCGTTTCCTTCGCCTCCCGCAGTAAGGACGACTTTGTGAGGCTGGTCATGGACAGTGACCTGCGGCAGCGCGACCGGGATCTTGCAAAGCGGAAACGGCAGCTTGCCGATTCCGAGAAGCGGATCACTGAGCTGGATGCTATCTTCAAGCGGATCTATGAGGACAACATTTCGGGCAAGCTCTCCGATGAACGCTTTCAGAAGCTCTCTGCGGACTACGAGAAGGAAGAACAGGAGCTCAAGGTGCTGGCAAGCTCCCTTCGGAAAGAAGTGGAGCTGGAGGAAAGCAAATCGGCGGATGTAGATCGTTTTCTCTCCGTTGTGGAGAGGTATACGGATATCCCGGAACTCACGCCCTGCATCCTCCATGAGTTCGTGGAGAAAATCATCGTCCATGCGGCCAGCGACCCGAAGGGCAAGAACCGGACGCAGGAGATCGATATTTACTACAAGGGCATCGGGGCCTTGGAAATGTCAAAAGTCACGGCACCAATGGAAAAATGA
- a CDS encoding hypothetical protein (frameshifted, deletion at around 1574160): MIADIEAGLVKRVIIKDMSRLGRDYLQVGMYTEIMFPEHDIHFIAVNDGVDSTQGDNEFTPFRNIINEWYAKDTSKKIRAVMKVKGNAGEHLTTLPPYGYMKSPDNKKLWVRDEEAAAVVYEIGLYVM; the protein is encoded by the coding sequence ATGATTGCGGATATCGAAGCTGGCCTTGTCAAGCGGGTCATTATCAAGGATATGTCACGCCTGGGCCGTGATTATCTGCAAGTGGGCATGTATACCGAGATCATGTTCCCGGAGCATGACATTCACTTTATTGCTGTCAACGATGGTGTGGACAGCACCCAGGGTGATAATGAGTTCACTCCTTTTCGGAACATCATCAATGAGTGGTATGCGAAGGACACCAGCAAAAAGATCCGTGCCGTGATGAAGGTCAAGGGCAACGCCGGCGAGCATCTGACGACCCTGCCGCCCTATGGCTACATGAAGTCTCCTGACAACAAAAAGCTGTGGGTCAGGGACGAAGAAGCCGCAGCGGTGGTCTATGAGATCGGCCTATATGTGATGTGA